Genomic window (Takifugu rubripes chromosome 1, fTakRub1.2, whole genome shotgun sequence):
TATCCGATTAATCTAAGGGATTTACAGTCGACTATCCGATTACTAAAATATTCACTAGCCGCAGCCCTGTGTGCGAGTGTGCGAGAGAGCGATTTTACCACTTTCAGGTGCTGTGGCGGTGAGACCAGGCTCTGTGGGAGGCTCCAGGCTATCCAGGAGGTTGTTGACTTTCTTCCTGAGCTCAATCAGCTCCCTGCGCAGGTACTTCACCTGACTGGACTCCAAGGGCCGCGGCTGACCGTTCACTGAAGAGAGAGGCACCCAGTGAGCAGAGCAATACAAATGGGTCGTTTTAAAAGGGAAACCGTTGACCAAACTTCAAACATCTGTATTTGCAGAGTGTTTGTTAATTAGACCTCCGAGAGGCCGATCCTGACTGCTTTTAGTGTCAACCCGGGGTAAAGCTTTTATAGCCGAGGCCTTTTAGAGACATTACTGATGCTGGATCTAATTATCTAATCACAATCCAGGCAGGACTGTAAAGAAAGACGTCAGCAGATCATAAACTACAGTGCACACTTAGTATCAACGCTTTAGTTAAAAAAGATTCAAACCAATTACTGACTGATCTGAGCTGTCGACTGACTGTCTCAGTCATGGAACCACACTGTGCCATTACGATGTCACAATTTAAGTGATTCCCATCTTCAGCAACTTTAGTAATTCTAGATTATAAATTGAGACTTTGTTAAAAATGATGATCTAATCCGATTTTATACTCTGGGGGATTATATAGGATTACCGAGATCACACTACAAATGATGGAATCCACTTTCACAACTGGTCAGAGGGACAAAAGCAAAGAGATCAAAATGGGATTATATCCAAATTTGACACACATCCGAATGAGATTTACACAAATTAAAACAAGaacaaataatacattttcacCATCTACATAGGCAGAACTGATCCATTTCTACATGCAAGACAATAAAGTCTGctttcctctttaaaaaaaagtaaataaaggtGTTCAAAACAGCAGGAATGTGCAAATATTTAACTTTCATTGTGTAATTTCATCAAAAAGATACAACaattattgtttgttttgttttttaaaacctttttgttATATCAAAATAGCCTCAAGAGTGAGGCTAAGGGTAAGGCCAACAGATTCTATGGCCCACACCTTAAGTTACACAGCCACAGGGCTCAACAAGTGTGGGTTTATTTTTGCTAGTGTATATTTAGAATTAAAATTAGGAACCAGTATgatctgcaggagaagctgctctAAGCACTGAAAGTCTATCCTGGTTTTATCAGAAATGAGTTAAGTGGATGTAGTGCATAGATATGCAATGATATTGCTGAGAACACTCTAAACTCATggtataaaatgaaaaaaacacttACCAAACAGAGTCAGTTTGAGTATTCTACTGCACTGAATGGCAAAAGAGAGGTCAGAGCTGTCAAAGATGGTAATAAGATCATCATCTAGAAACGAGAAAGACAATTTAACCACCTTTAACTTTTTTATACACAAAATCTATATTAATCATCAGCTCTTTCTCTATATGTGCCCTTCGGAGCTTTAAGGGCAGGTAGGCTGCTCATCACTCACCTTCATCCTTGTATTTGATGGTAACCTCATCATTACTTTGAAGTTTCCCCCTGAAGACACGCTGCATCATCAGCACCAGCTCATCGTAGGTGATGTCTTCGTTGTGGATGGGGATGCGTCTGATATCGTCGCCTAACTGGGCTTTGATGATCAGCTTCCCACTTAGGTCTAGCTGGCCGTTCATGGTGCTGTCCCTCCTGTTCTGCTACCAGCTCTGGATGGGGTCAGAGGAAAGGGCGCTTTAGGGATATAACACAAACCTCAGATGTTATTCAACAACGCGATTGTGGTGGTGATAGGGTTGCTAACTGCTACAGGGGGAAATTAATTTATAGTGATCAAAATCTAGGATTAAATCAAGTGGGAACAATATCAGGCCGATTCCTTTTACCACCAAGTCAAGGGTCAAATAATTACGCAACACAATTCAAAACATGACCAGCGTTCTTAAGAGCAAACCCGTGCAGGCTAGAACTGCAGGAGCTCCCTTATATCTTAGATCACAGATCGGAGGAAGATCCTCGATCTGTTTAGTTGTTTTCACGCTCCTGAGCAATTTGCCTCGCTGTTTTGGGTGTTTTCCGTGTTCCTAGCTCAACAATAGCTGCATGTGAATGCAGAAATGCTAACTTGCGGCTTTGACTTGTATCCAGATGAGTGATTGGCTGGATGCTAGGGATTGTGTGGTAGCTAACATTTAGCAAATCGACACTGTTCTGAAcaaaaaatggaatcaaaccGATTTCGACCGCTCCCGTCGCTACAAGGCGATCAGGTGGTACGTCGAATTTAAGGGTTAATGTGTCACTATAGAACAAGACATCTTTGTGACGCTTATTGGAAAACGAGCAGATTCGCAAAGTCATCTGTCAGTGGCCCACAAGCAGCTATCTCAGGACTGCTAGGCCATTTCACCCCTGCTCTACCAGAGACCGCAATGCAAGTTTGGTGAACTTGCAAAAATAAACTGCAACGTAGCACTGTTCTATAAAAATCATATTAAATTTATTTCAACGCATTTAGTCGGCATTGGCTTAGTCTAGAACATGGTTTGAGCACGAGTTAAAGACATAGTGCACGACACTACAGATGAGTGATGTCGTATTCTACAtttgtcaaaaaataaaaaccggGAGACATTTGGCACACCAACTTTTGTTACTCCAGCACGTCCGTGTCAACACCTGTTTGGATGAGCTGCCTTCGTATATAAAACAGTTCATCAGTTAGCAACTACTTAGCCTGGTGGCTAGCAACGGATTTCAACTCTTGGTCATACTTTAGCTATACCCAGTGAAAACGTCGTCTTTTTACCTGAATCACACGGCTTGACTGCACTCTATTTCCAAAGGTTTCCTCCACACTGCGATGCCGAAATTAATTAGCTAGCCTAGCCAGAGCTGAGGACCAGCACCAGGAAGTGGCCTCTACACTGTTGACGTAGGCAGTGTGTGAATTATCGGTGCCCGGAACAAAATCGGCTCAGTGTCGCTTCTGCGCATGCGCCAAATAATTTGCgttcttttttctgctttacGGCAGAAACATTTCTGGGTATTAAAGCGTAAAGACAAGTCTGAGGCGATAAAGTGGGGATGATATGTACAATACCGGTGATACTGACGGCAGTTGCAAGACAACATGATGTAGTATTCTGTTCTTTTGACTCCAAGcgcctttgatttttttaatttttgataTATAAAATCACTGTCACCTGTTTGCTTCCGCAGTTCTTTTAACGTGCAATCAGATATGTATAAAGATATGTATAGCGGCCCGTGTGATCCAACATTCCAGACTTTCAAATCACACCAGATGAAGTGAGGTTTATTGATGTCCCAGCCATGATCCTGAAGGTCTCTCATCCCACTCAATATACGCTGCAAAACCACATATGTGCAATAAGACCACCGCTGTATATTACTTTTAACTGTAATGTAACACATTAATAATGTAACATATTGAACAGGTCTGCGGGTCTCTCAATTGCGTTTGATATAAAGACTCGAAAAAAACGTGCCGTAAATCTCAAAATCCGTTCAAATAAAGCATTTTAAGAACACAACCAAATAAAGTTGTATACGGTACTTTGAAAAGAAGCAATAAAACGTATGGTAAATATAAGGCAAAAATAGATTAAGtgtaaagtgtaaaaaaaaaaagagtcgtTGAAACATTCGCACATGCGCACATGTGGACTGGAACCGATTTCGTTCCGGGTACCGATCGTGCGCTGACAAACCAGTACGTGGCATTCGTCAGGCGCAGGCGCAATACATCCGGGGCAAAGTGCAAGACACGTGATTAACAATGAGAATAACACATACCTCAAGAGTTTATTTATGTTGCGATTCAGTTAAACCAGGATTTGATGAGCTCCCCCAGTGTGTAAGAACACAACAACAGTACTAAATACCAACAAAAGCTCTACTGATTTATGTGCACACTGAGAGGTAGATTTCAAGGATACACAATTATGCGAAAATGAAAAGTCTCttacacatatgcacacaccaTGTAAACAAATTCCAAGCTCAAACAGTCTCTCACTCTCGTACAGAATTGCAACGTTTTAGAGACAACAAGGACGTTCACATTCTAAATTATATATGACAttattttggggaaaaaaataaggaACAAAGTGATCACACTATTTCTAGAAGATGCCTGATGCTACCCcaataaaatgcaataaatatCTTAGGGAACACACTTTGAACACTAAAGTGTCAAGTAAGTAGACATGGATACGTAATAAATTACTAATgcaaaaaccaacagaaaaatGATCAACCTTCAATttattatttcttcttcttctcctgagtTGTGTTGAACCACGAGTCCAACAATTTCTTCATGTAGTATAACTGCCAGGCATGCACCTGAACAGCAATCACCATGACGACATACATCACAGTCACCGCAGAGAAGCCAAAAATGAAGCGGTAGGCCTTCCCGTGGCGGTAGAGCTGCTGCGCTACAGGAAACATCTCCATACTGCCATAAATCAGCGGGGCCACGGAGAACAGTCCCCCGCTGATCATGGACAAGACCAGGTAACTGATATTGTTCTTTGGCAGTGACAAACTACTGCAGAGGAGCGGGACGAGGCTGAGCAGGTAGGGGTACTCCCACTGGTAAGGCATGGACACGGTGTCATGTGACACCAGgttgaggtggctgacggtGACCTGTGCTGCCACCAGGAGCCAGATGAGAAGGTGGACCAGATTTAACTTCCGCACTTCTGACTTAAGGGAAGAACTGTGAATTAAAATGTAAGGTACAAGTGAGGGGTGACTGCTGACAAAACTTGCtattaataaataaagacacTTATCTAGTTAACACTATCAGAAACATATAAAAGTTATTTGCCTCATTTGGTAATTAGGAGCCACCCGCTCTCTGTGCTTCACACTTCCATTGGGACCAGCAGATCTGGGGCCAACACGGGACGTCATGATGAGGGCAGAATCTATTGATTCACAAAATATGTGAGTGGATGAATAACTAGTCTCACTTTAAGAAGAGGAAAACTGAAAGATTACGCATGTGGCCGGTGTCCATCAAAAGAGAATCAAGATATTCAAGTCTGAATGCGAAGAAACCATCAGAATTCATATAAGAGAATGTTGATAACGTCCTCAGTTTTATATGCGGCAGCATGCATAACCGAGGACGTTTAAAACTGAGGCAGTTTAAATCAAAGTGTTCTGTTTAAAGCCATATTAGCTGGGGTGTTCTAGAAGGCTACAAAAGCGattgttagcatgttagcggcTCCTGCTAACTTACCTGATTCATAGTCGTTGTCATATGTCGAGCTATTACATCACATTAAATTAAGAAGCgaaaattttaaaatgtcagctTTATACCCGCACTTACATGGCGTATTTCCTTGATGTATTTCCTCGACGTTTGTCCGAACTGCTTGAAATTCAGACTCACAAAAGGTGATCGATGGATGTTGTAAACCGATCTGCGCATGCGCGGACCACCGCCGGCCCCGCCCCCATCGCAGCATCAGCATCCGCCAGAGCCCTTTAATACTAACTATGCTACTGACAGATggtcaacaacaataattcacCATTaacaatattttaattaaagaatgTTTATTTAGAAAAAACAGCTTGACCATAAGACAAACATAACATTTTAAGACCTTAACTCACTGGTTACATTAACATTTTTGGCACCACTGGTAAAAGGAGCAATACATTTGTCCTTAAAGCATTGGCTTTCCTTGCCGGAAAGCAAAAttgaaaaaaccccaaaacaaaacaaaacaaaacaacttttaCTTCAACTGTTGTCATGTACAATTTTTCAACAGAAATGCTGGATGTTGTTAATTACTGGAtaattgtttctctttttctctgtggtCCTACTAAAATACTTGTTATAGAATGAAGCCAGTCTTatttgcaaaaataaatacataaaaaaatcTTATTCCACTTAATCAAGCAACTAGTACATGTTGAGTCCATTATCATTCCATTTGATAAATTGTTAATTATTTACtgctataattttttttttcctgagaacAGTTTTATGGCTTCCATATTCCTGAAATTATAAAACATATATATTGGTTTTTATATTCTGCAAATCCAGATTAGATTTTATGCAAGTAAACTTTTATATGCAGTTTATACAACTGTATTGTAAATACAATATGGCAAAAtaattgtatttaaaaaaaagtaatattccaagatttatattaaaaatatgaatattatGATAAAGATACACTGACGTGTGTAAATGCCACTGTCCAATAATCCCTTACAGAAAACACTGATGGTCATGCTGTCATCTGAACTTCACATTTTCAACATACGGTAGCTGGCAGTTTTAAAGAGGTgaatggagaaaaagaaaatatttcagCTAAACCAGACAAGTTTAACTActctttttacatttgtgtttcaTTGTGTGTTACAAGTTACAAGAAACACTTGTGTGAATTTATGATTCTCCAAGATACAAACAAGCAATTTGTTCATTCATTATTTAATGTCTTCAAacctgtaaaagaaaaaactttgcTCTTCATATTACATGTAATCTATAAAACAATACAGTATAAAAATCTACTGCATATCGGCCATCATACATACAATTTCCCACCATACGCTACATGAGGTATTtaattttttcctttcttctccgCTAACAAGATCAATGACTTGGTGACTCTACATTAATCCTGTTTAATTTAATGTAGTCCATCAATATTTTCACACTATACAAAAACATGTTCCTGCTCCCAGTAAAGCCCTTTGTTCATTCACATTTGTGATTTTACATTGGATACAATAAATAACCAGAGAAGGAGGAGTGCACATACTGCCCAGCATAGAGTCCTGAGGCTTGATCTGATGGCAGCTGAATATACACAGTATCTCCAGGCTGGAGCGGTAAAACTGCACTTCCTGACGCTTGGTCGAGAAAACCCTTTTTGTACTCATCATATGTATACATCACCGGCTCATTGTTCCTCATCAAAGCCACCCACACATTAGCACCTTTGCAGTGAATATGGTAGGCGAAATAATAAATGCCAGGTATATCGCAGGTGAAAATGCCAGTGTCGGGGTTGTAGTTTTGGCGGCCATTGTACAGCAGCTTGTCAAGGACAATTGGAATGCCCACTGGTGGGAAAGGAGATGTCAACACAGCTGTAAATGCTGGCATTTCCAACCCACTGGTACCCATCACTTCTGCACCATTGCCAGCATACTTCCCTTTCTTGCCATAACCTCCAGCCTTTACTCCATCTATACCTGGGCCCATCTGAGAGAGCACGCCGGCCATGTCTGGAGACAGACCTGGTTCCCCTGCAGgccctggaggtcctggaggaccAGGCTGACCTGGTGGTCCTGAAGAACCTTCTTTTCCTGGGGGTCCACTGGGACCAGTGATCCCTGGCATTCCCTCACCTGCAGTTCCCGGTAGACCAGGGGACCCACTATCACCTTTTGGCCCAGGAGGACCGAGCATTCCAATTGGTCCTGCTGAACCATCCATGCCAGGGATTCCTTTAGGTCCTTGTGGTCCAACTTCTCCAGTTGACCCATCTTGTCCTTTTGGACCCGGAGATCCTGATGGACCAGCAGGGCCAGGTAGACCCTTGTGGCCAGTGTCTCCTTTGGCACCAATAGGTCCCATTGAACCCCGTGGTCCTGGCTCTCCACGCTCACCAGGCAAACCATCTTTACCAGGTATACCAGTAGGACCAGGGTCACCCTTGGTTCCATCATTTCCTTTAGGTCCATTTTCTCCACAATCTCCTTTaggtccaggtggtccagaAACTCCTGGGGGTCCTACAGAGCCTGGTGGCCCAGGATGACCATTTGGTCCGGGGGGTCCAATTACACCTGGTTGTCCTCCATGGCCTTTCTCTCCTTTAGGTCCTGGAGATCCAGGTGGTCCACTCAAACCTCTATCACCTTTTGGACCTGGGAGCCCTGGTTTGCCAAATCCTGGCAATCCTGGCTTTCCTGGCAAACCTGGTGGTCCAAGATGACCCTTTGGCCCGGGTGCACCTGGCTGACCTGGTAGGCCATTTTGACCTGGTTTTCCTTGTCCTGGTAAACCTTGTGGTCCAGGCTGTCCTCCTTCCCCAGGTGGTCCAGCTGGTCCTTGCTCTCCAGGAAGGCCCTTATCTCCTGGTGCTCCTTGTGGCCCTGGTGCACCATTGAGCCCAGGTTTTCCAAAGCCAGGCATTCCTTTGGGCCCAGCAGGCCCTGGGAGCCCCGGGAGCCCTTTATGACCAGGCTGTCCTGGTAGGCCCATTCCTTTGTCTCCTTTTGGTCCTGGTAATCCCGGGAGTCCAGGAAGACCTTTATGACCTGGCTCTCCTTTGGGCCCTGGTTGACCCGGTAATCCTTGTACACCTTGCTTACCTATTCCAGGTAACCCAGGTGGTCCGGGTAGACCCTGTGGACCTTGCTGTCCAGGTGGTCCTTGTTCACCTCTTGGGCCCATTTCTCCCTGTGGTCCAACTTCACCATTTTCTCCTGGCTTGCCAGGTGGTCCTGGCAATCCTGGTTTTCCAAGACCAGGAACTCCTGGTGGACCAGAGAGTCCAGGCCTTCCCAAAGGTCCTGGCTGTCCCActcctggaggtccaggaggtcctgcaggtccttctGGCCCTTGTGGCCCAGCAGGCCCTGGCTCTCCTTGGGGAATTCCCTCTGCTCCTCTAGGGATTGTCAGACCTGTGATGAATTACGTTTGGTCAGATATTATATCATTTAATAATACTCTATGTAAaacttatttaaaatgaaaaggacAAACAGATACAATTCAAATGCTAAATGTTGTCTCACCTTTGTCTTGATGCCCATAACCACCACCTTTCCCCTTGTTTTCTTTGCCCTTGTGCATGGGCATCTGGGGTAACTCTTTCCGGTACTGGGGATATTGCCTATATGGCATCTCTTTTCCGAGGTATTGTTGTTGAGGGAAGCCTTCTTTGCCCATGCCCATATGTTGGAGGTGCTGCATCGGTTGGTATGACTGAGGATGCTGCTTGTGTCCATAGTAGGCTCCACCATTTACATAAGTGAGAAGTACAACCTGTATCACTGTAAGGATgaggggggcagggaggggagcCATGGCCCAGGCCTGTGTAAAGGATAGAGCAAGTAAATGTTTACATgcatcaatgtttttttttttaaattcaagcaTAGTCCCTGGTACATTTATAGAAAATTATAGAAAACAAAAGGCTCACAGGTTACGTCATTGGATTCCCCCATTAATACGTAGGAACTGTCTCCCCCTGGTCACCAAGAGTGGCAACTGCATGTTAGAGGGTCCACAGAGGGAGGGTGTGTTCACTGAAATATGACAAACGCCATGCTGTTTCTCCAACATCTTCTGGACACCTGTCTAATTATAAGGTAACTAGTGATCAATATATGACTTCTAATTAACTAAGATGCTTAAAATAGGGACATTTATGCGCAGTTGTGTACTTTATTACCATTCACATTTACAACCCAATATCAGCTCCTATGATGGCTACTGAGCCCAGAAAAATATAACCAACTAAAAAAATGAACTAAAATGGGCTAAGATGAAGATGTGGAAGAAATTGTCAATATACCAGGGCTTCTTTAATTTGAGAGTCATTTCCATGCTCAGTTTGCTTTGAACCACATCCTTGGCCCAGGTTctcctcaaaaaaaacaaaaactcgcCATTTCTTTTTTGAAGTCAAATCACATCCTGACCTGCATCCTTATTCACCCAATCGCTAAATCTTTGGAACTTTTCCGCCCTCTGACTGTTTCTCAGTCGACTGCTGATTTTGACATGGCCATGCCACTGCCTCCTCAGCAGACAGCAGGCCTTTGAAAGACATGTTCCTTGTTTCCACAGACATACCGAACAGTCTAGAGGAATGCAGCTGAGTTTGTCTGCAACAGCTGGATTCTACACTATGCTGAGTAAAACACAAATTGGATCAGCAATAGAGTTTGTGGTGACACGTGGACAATAGTGTAAAGATTTgctcacacagcaacacacgcaTCATATCATGATGAAACGGTTAAGACGCGTACGTGACATGTTTATAGCTTCAGAGCCAGAGGAACGGCTTCAGTCTTTTAATGACAATATCTGATCATTAGATGTAAGCATATCAgaattttgtgtgtgtctgtgtgtgtgagtgtgtgtgtgtgtgtgcgtgagtgtgtgtgtgtgtgtgtgtgtgtgtgtgtgtgtgtaaataggTCGAAATATCTCGACAAGTCTGCTGCACACAACAAATGCCTGTTCATTGGAGCATAACAAAACCATattgttgtcatggcaaccaccAAGCGCTGGAAGCAGCTCCTGTCTTCTACCTGGTGAATGTCTCTCCAGCACATTATCTCACACGAGTTTCCCCCTCAGAAAAACACGTTCCGACACCAACATAAACATTACCGTTGGTTTCCCCATTTTGAACTGGTTATAAACTGGGCTGACTTGGAAAAAGCTGGCAGTAAAAATCTATAGAACATCTacaattttgttttaaatgcatGACGCGATTAATGTTCAGGACATGAGCTCACATCTGAACGTGGCTGAACATTTAGCGTGAGTAAACCGTCTCTCACGTTGGAAAGATTTCCAGTTTAATATTTTCTCGTGCTGGCGTCACACAGTCCCGGTTTCCTCCGTGAAGACTCCCTGACACGCACGGAATCGGAGCAGGAACCATGTTCTACCTCTCAGGCTGATGTCAGGCGTGACTGACCtcagcaggaaaaaacacaTACGCacaagcagaggagaaagaaagcaaaagTAGAACTATCGCACATGTGATGAGCACATGTTGGTGCAATCATAGTATCTGCTtttgattttcatgtttttctcaGTGCGACCCCTCACATCTCTGGAACATTGCTCATCTGCTCTGTGTACTGGTGCTACCACAGGATCATATTTGCCTATTCAATGATTAGCGGTAACCAATTTTGATCCAAATCACAGACCTTTTGGTTGCATGAAATTATTTTGATTTTCCCAATTTTAGCAACTTCATCTGGAAGGAGTTCCATCACGGAGATGTGACACATCTGACTAACCCATTTCCCCCCACATGTGCTGCCAAAATCACGTCCGGCTGGTCACACGTCGTTGAACTGACAGCATGTGAAAGCTGACCCAGAACAGGTCTCAAAAATAAGCAGATCATGGTGGAGTCTGTTTATTTAAGGTAAGTGTCTGTGTTGATGTTTCCAGATGtccatttttttctgaaattTTACATCACAATAATATATTCAGGTGTTCAGCGTTGCCACGCCGACTATGCAGTCACCAGAACTGCAATATGGTCAATTCTGccaaaggaaggaaagaaattTGCATCATATCTGTCAATAATAATGCCCCTGCATTGTTAGGAAACATGATTCACATTGTAAATGATGATTTCATTAAAGTTTAATTAAAGTTGGCCCCTGAGCACTGGATGAAAAACTGGGAAACAAGTAAATaaaacttcttttttcttttatctcttcTTTACTGTGTGTGAACTCATCCCCACGTCTGTGTTCCACTGATTTACTTCTGTCTGCGGGCACTTTTTTGCTTGGGAAAAACATCCCAGTTTAATGAGCTGGAGACAGCAGGTCCCGACGGAGGTCAGGAGACGAAACTGTGCGTCTTTAAACAAGTGCGAGCTCACAGTGTCCACCTGCATTCCTCCCACCTTTACCAGCGGAGGGAAGCGTTGAGTGTGAGGGAGGAGATTCTGCCACACGTGATGGCCCATGCTGGTTGGGCAGAACGTTGCATGTTTAAAAAGGTGTAATCTGTAATAAATGGTCTTTTATCTGTCCAAATGTAAAACATTACCGTCACCTGAATGGGAAACATAACAGACTCTGCCTCTATGACCATTTCACTCTGCTGCCATACGTGTGAGACAGTTGTAACTTTACTCAAGtacaataaatgaataaatgagtgTGTCCGCGTTCCATCAGCTTCTAAACTTCACTGACCAGTTTGAACAACTTTTGAGGGACATCAAACCAACTGTTGCACCCTGGTGAGTGTTTAACACTGACAACAACGATACACACAGCTCTCATCATGGTTATATCATTGTTATTCTTACACCGAAAAAAATGAGCACCCATTTATGATCCAACCCTCCGGACGAACAaaatacagcacacacacacacgcacacacacgcacgcacgcgcacgcacgcacgcacgcacgcacgcacgcacacacacacacacacacacacacacacacacacacacatgcacacacacacacacatgcacacacacagctgtggcGCTGTGTTTacct
Coding sequences:
- the jagn1a gene encoding protein jagunal homolog 1-A, whose product is MTSRVGPRSAGPNGSVKHRERVAPNYQMSSSLKSEVRKLNLVHLLIWLLVAAQVTVSHLNLVSHDTVSMPYQWEYPYLLSLVPLLCSSLSLPKNNISYLVLSMISGGLFSVAPLIYGSMEMFPVAQQLYRHGKAYRFIFGFSAVTVMYVVMVIAVQVHAWQLYYMKKLLDSWFNTTQEKKKK
- the col8a1a gene encoding collagen, type VIII, alpha 1a yields the protein MAPLPAPLILTVIQVVLLTYVNGGAYYGHKQHPQSYQPMQHLQHMGMGKEGFPQQQYLGKEMPYRQYPQYRKELPQMPMHKGKENKGKGGGYGHQDKGLTIPRGAEGIPQGEPGPAGPQGPEGPAGPPGPPGVGQPGPLGRPGLSGPPGVPGLGKPGLPGPPGKPGENGEVGPQGEMGPRGEQGPPGQQGPQGLPGPPGLPGIGKQGVQGLPGQPGPKGEPGHKGLPGLPGLPGPKGDKGMGLPGQPGHKGLPGLPGPAGPKGMPGFGKPGLNGAPGPQGAPGDKGLPGEQGPAGPPGEGGQPGPQGLPGQGKPGQNGLPGQPGAPGPKGHLGPPGLPGKPGLPGFGKPGLPGPKGDRGLSGPPGSPGPKGEKGHGGQPGVIGPPGPNGHPGPPGSVGPPGVSGPPGPKGDCGENGPKGNDGTKGDPGPTGIPGKDGLPGERGEPGPRGSMGPIGAKGDTGHKGLPGPAGPSGSPGPKGQDGSTGEVGPQGPKGIPGMDGSAGPIGMLGPPGPKGDSGSPGLPGTAGEGMPGITGPSGPPGKEGSSGPPGQPGPPGPPGPAGEPGLSPDMAGVLSQMGPGIDGVKAGGYGKKGKYAGNGAEVMGTSGLEMPAFTAVLTSPFPPVGIPIVLDKLLYNGRQNYNPDTGIFTCDIPGIYYFAYHIHCKGANVWVALMRNNEPVMYTYDEYKKGFLDQASGSAVLPLQPGDTVYIQLPSDQASGLYAGQYVHSSFSGYLLYPM